A portion of the Glycine max cultivar Williams 82 chromosome 10, Glycine_max_v4.0, whole genome shotgun sequence genome contains these proteins:
- the LOC100789146 gene encoding putative pentatricopeptide repeat-containing protein At3g11460, mitochondrial codes for MSADQLRESAAAPPRWNPTTAWNNQLRQLSKQRQYREALTLYRHMLRSSFFPNTFTFPFLLKSCAFLSLPLAASQLHAHVIRTGSQPDPYTRSSLINTYAKCSLHHHARKVFDEMPNPTICYNAMISGYSFNSKPLHAVCLFRKMRREEEDGLDVDVNVNAVTLLSLVSGCSVATHLTIGVCLHGCCVRFGFVTDLAVANSLVTMYVKCGEVELARKVFDEMLVRDLITWNAMISGYAQNGHARCVLEVYSEMKLSGVSADAVTLLGVMSACANLGAQGIGREVEREIERRGFGCNPFLRNALVNMYARCGNLTRAREVFDRSGEKSVVSWTAIIGGYGIHGHGEVALELFDEMVESAVRPDKTVFVSVLSACSHAGLTDRGLEYFKEMERKYGLQPGPEHYSCVVDLLGRAGRLEEAVNLIKSMKVKPDGAVWGALLGACKIHKNAEIAELAFQHVVELEPTNIGYYVLLSNIYTDANNLEGVSRVRVMMRERKLRKDPGYSYVEYKGKMNLFYSGDLSHPQTKQIYRMLDELESLVKEVHPPNEKCQGRSEELLIGTGVHSEKLAIAFALLNTKSGTEITVMKNLRVCVDCHLFIKLVSKIVNRQFIVRDATRFHHFRDGICSCKDYW; via the coding sequence ATGAGCGCCGATCAACTCCGCGAGAGTGCGGCGGCGCCACCGCGCTGGAACCCAACGACGGCGTGGAACAACCAGCTCCGGCAGCTATCGAAGCAACGCCAATACAGAGAAGCCCTAACCCTATACCGCCACATGCTCCGTTCCTCCTTTTTCCCCAACACCTTCACCTTCCCCTTCCTCCTCAAATCTTGCgcctttctctctctccctctcgcCGCATCACAACTCCACGCCCACGTCATCCGAACCGGGTCCCAACCCGACCCGTATACCCGCTCCTCCCTGATCAATACCTACGCGAAATGCTCCCTCCACCACCACGCCCGCAAGGTGTTCGACGAAATGCCAAACCCCACCATCTGCTACAACGCAATGATCTCAGGCTATTCCTTCAACTCCAAGCCCCTGCACGCCGTTTGCTTGTTCCGTAAAATGCGGAGAGAGGAAGAAGACGGCCTGGACGTTGACGTTAATGTTAATGCCGTTACACTGCTGAGTTTGGTTTCTGGGTGTTCCGTCGCTACCCATTTGACCATTGGCGTGTGCCTTCACGGTTGCTGTGTTAGGTTCGGGTTTGTGACTGATTTGGCTGTGGCCAATAGTCTGGTCACCATGTATGTTAAGTGTGGGGAGGTTGAACTTGCGCGTAAAGTGTTTGATGAAATGCTTGTTAGGGATTTGATTACGTGGAATGCTATGATTTCTGGGTATGCACAAAATGGGCATGCTAGGTGTGTTTTGGAGGTTTATAGTGAGATGAAGTTGAGTGGGGTGAGTGCCGATGCTGTTACCCTTCTTGGGGTTATGTCGGCTTGTGCAAACCTTGGTGCACAAGGGATTGGTCGCGAGGTGGAGCGTGAGATTGAGCGGCGTGGATTTGGTTGTAATCCATTTCTGAGGAATGCGCTTGTGAATATGTATGCTAGGTGTGGGAATTTGACTCGGGCGCGCGAGGTTTTTGATCGCTCGGGGGAGAAGAGTGTGGTTTCGTGGACGGCGATCATTGGTGGGTATGGCATCCATGGCCATGGGGAGGTTGCATTGGAGCTTTTTGATGAGATGGTTGAGTCGGCTGTTAGGCCAGATAAGACGGTTTTTGTGAGTGTTCTTTCAGCGTGCAGCCATGCTGGGTTGACTGATAGGGGCTTGGAGTACTTTAAGGAAATGGAGAGGAAGTATGGTTTGCAGCCTGGTCCAGAGCACTATTCTTGTGTGGTGGATCTTTTAGGCCGGGCCGGGAGATTGGAGGAAGCTGTGAATCTTATAAAGTCAATGAAGGTGAAACCTGATGGTGCTGTTTGGGGTGCCCTTTTGGGTGCTTGCAAGATTCATAAGAATGCGGAGATAGCAGAATTGGCCTTTCAGCATGTTGTTGAGCTTGAACCCACAAATATAGGTTACTATGTTTTGCTATCGAATATATACACCGATGCTAACAACTTAGAGGGGGTTTCAAGAGTTAGGGTCATGATGAGGGAACGCAAGCTTAGGAAGGATCCTGGATACAGCTATGTGGAatataaaggaaaaatgaaCCTTTTTTACTCGGGGGATTTGAGCCATCCCCAAACTAAGCAAATATATAGGATGCTAGATGAATTGGAAAGTCTTGTGAAGGAGGTTCATCCACCAAATGAGAAATGTCAAGGACGGAGTGAAGAGCTCTTAATTGGTACAGGGGTGCACAGTGAAAAATTGGCAATTGCATTTGCTCTCTTGAACACTAAGAGTGGAACAGAGATTACTGTCATGAAAAACTTGAGAGTGTGTgttgattgtcatttgtttattAAGTTGGTCAGCAAGATTGTCAATCGTCAATTTATTGTCAGAGATGCCACACGCTTTCACCATTTCAGAGATGGAATCTGCTCTTGCAAGGACTACTGGTGA